In one Juglans regia cultivar Chandler chromosome 11, Walnut 2.0, whole genome shotgun sequence genomic region, the following are encoded:
- the LOC109007718 gene encoding DEAD-box ATP-dependent RNA helicase 42-like → MEEGKHKSRREDSERSRDRERDKARNGEKRPREKKNSDSRRSERESSDSDDKYDREREKHRTRTRDDERERAREKKREREREKEKEKRERAKEKEREREREREKREREREGREREREKEKEKEKDRERREREREKEKEREERRMQDREKRRAADGDDGNDDDEVREHDRKRRRRDDDDHRERDRERSSSRPRKHRDDNEESPRRNSGGDHSDVTEKKLTREEELEDEQRRLDDEIEKRRRRVQEWQELRRAKEEAEREKGGEANADEPMSSKTWTLEGESDDEEVPGKLETDMDVDEDARPTNEQAEASVLVDLGNETDAPTLQNGGDVDAEDDEIDPLDAFMNSMVMPEVEKLKSDLAPSTIDDKNVDLKNKDKKHEGSNSQQPRKGQKHSMGRIMQGEDSESDYDDPENDEDRLDEEDDDEFMKRVKKTKVEKLSLVDHSKIEYQPFRKNFYIEAKEISKMTFEEVAAFRKQLELKLHGKDVPKPVKTWYQTGLTSKILETIKKLNYEKPMTIQAQALPIIMSGRDCIGIAKTGSGKTVAFVLPMLRHIKDQPPVEAGDGPIGLIMAPTRELVQQIHSDIKKFAKVLGIRCVPVYGGSGVAQQISDLKRGTEIVVCTPGRMIDILCTSAGKITNLRRVTYLVMDEADRMFDMGFEPQITRIVQNIRPDRQTVLFSATFPRQVEVLARKVLSKPVEIQVGGRSVVNKDITQLVEVRPENERFFRLLEILGEWYEKGKILIFVHSQEKCDALFRDLLRHGYPCLSLHGAKDQTDRESTIFDFKSNVCNLLIATSIAARGLDVKELELVINFDVTNHYEDYVHRVGRTGRAGRKGCAITFISEDDARYAPDLVKALDLSEQAVPDDLKALADSFMAKVNQGLEQAHGTGYGGSGFKFNEEEDEMRRAAKKAQAKEYGFEEDKSDSEDEDEGIRKAGGDISQQAALAQIIAAASKVSTPMPMPGSAAQLLPNGGLPISLPGVGLTIPGTAAVVTGTGLPTIANDTAGAARAAAIAAALNLQQNLAKIQADAMSEHYEAELEINDFPQNARWKVTHKETLGPISDWTGAAITTRGQYFPTGKVPGPGERKLYLFIEGPTEQSVKRAKSELKRVLEDITNQALQLPGGAQPGRYQVL, encoded by the coding sequence ATGGAAGAGGGGAAACATAAGTCTAGGAGAGAGGATTCGGAAAGGAGTCGAGATAGAGAAAGAGATAAGGCGAGGAACGGGGAGAAGAGACCTAGGGAGAAGAAGAACAGCGATAGTCGGAGatccgagagagagagtagtgatTCTGATGACAAATATGATAGGGAGAGGGAGAAGCATAGAACGCGGACACGGGATGATGAGAGGGAAAGAGCCAGAGAAAagaagagggaaagagagagggagaaggagaaagagaagagggagagggcgaaggagaaagaaagagaaagggaaaggGAGCGAGAGAAGAGGGAAcgtgagagagaggggagggagagggagagggagaaggagaaggagaaggagaaggataGAGAAAGAAGGGAGCGtgaaagagagaaggagaaggaaagagaggagaggagaatgCAAGATAGGGAGAAGCGACGGGCAGCTGATGGCGATGACggcaatgatgatgatgaggttAGGGAGCATGATAGGAAGCGGCGTAGGAGAGATGACGATGATCACAGGGAGAGAGATCGTGAACGGAGCAGCAGTAGGCCTCGCAAGCACAGGGATGACAATGAAGAGAGCCCAAGGAGAAACAGTGGTGGTGATCACTCAGATGTGACGGAGAAAAAGCTGACTCGGGAAGAGGAGTTGGAGGATGAGCAGCGGAGATTAGATGACGAAATTGAGAAGCGGCGGAGGAGAGTACAGGAGTGGCAAGAGTTGAGGAGAGCGAAGGAAGAagctgagagagaaaaaggaggGGAAGCAAATGCTGATGAACCTATGTCTAGCAAGACCTGGACTCTTGAAGGGGAATCTGATGATGAAGAAGTACCGGGAAAATTGGAGACGGACATGGACGTTGATGAAGATGCCAGACCTACAAACGAACAAGCTGAAGCATCAGTGTTGGTCGATTTGGGCAATGAAACGGATGCACCCACTTTGCAGAATGGGGGGGATGTTGATGCTGAGGATGATGAAATTGATCCATTGGATGCCTTCATGAATTCTATGGTGATGCCTGAAGTTGAGAAGCTAAAAAGTGATCTGGCTCCCTCAACTATTGATGATAAGAATGTGGACTTGAAGAACAAAGATAAGAAGCACGAAGGAAGCAACAGTCAACAGCCACGGAAAGGTCAAAAACATTCTATGGGGAGAATAATGCAGGGCGAGGATTCGGAGTCAGATTATGATGACCCTGAGAATGATGAGGATCGGTtagatgaggaagatgatgatgagttcATGAAAAGGGTGAAGAAGACAAAAGTGGAGAAGCTTTCTTTAGTTGACCACTCCAAGATAGAATATCAACCGTTTCGGaaaaatttttacattgaaGCAAAAGAGATCTCAAAGATGACTTTTGAAGAGGTTGCTGCCTTCCGGAAGCAATTGGAGTTGAAGTTACATGGTAAGGATGTGCCGAAGCCAGTCAAAACCTGGTACCAAACCGGGCTTACAAGTAAAATCTTGGAGACAATAAAGAAGCTTAACTATGAAAAGCCAATGACAATTCAAGCTCAGGCTCTGCCTATAATTATGAGTGGTCGAGACTGCATTGGCATTGCCAAAACTGGCTCAGGCAAAACTGTTGCGTTTGTGCTGCCAATGTTAAGGCATATAAAGGACCAGCCACCCGTTGAAGCTGGGGATGGACCTATTGGACTAATAATGGCACCTACAAGGGAGCTTGTACAGCAGATCCACAGTGACATAAAGAAGTTTGCAAAGGTACTTGGTATCAGGTGTGTGCCTGTGTATGGAGGTTCTGGTGTTGCCCAACAAATTAGTGATTTGAAGCGGGGCACTGAGATTGTTGTCTGTACTCCAGGCAGGATGATTGACATACTTTGCACCAGTGCCGGGAAAATTACAAATCTGCGTAGGGTCACTTATTTGGTCATGGATGAAGCTGATCGAATGTTTGACATGGGTTTTGAACCTCAAATTACTCGAATTGTGCAAAATATTCGTCCAGATCGGCAAACAGTACTCTTCTCTGCCACTTTCCCGCGCCAAGTTGAAGTTTTGGCACGTAAAGTGTTAAGTAAGCCTGTAGAGATACAAGTTGGTGGTAGAAGTGTTGTGAACAAGGACATAACACAGTTGGTTGAGGTGAGGCCAGAAAATGAAAGGTTCTTTAGACTGTTGGAAATACTTGGTGAATGGtatgagaaaggaaaaattttgatatttgtcCACTCACAGGAGAAGTGTGATGCTTTGTTCAGGGATCTCCTCAGGCATGGTTATCCTTGCCTCTCATTACATGGGGCTAAGGATCAGACAGATCGTGAGTCGACCATTTTTGATTTTAAAAGCAACGTCTGCAATTTGCTGATTGCAACAAGTATTGCTGCCAGGGGGTTAGACGTGAAGGAGCTTGAATTGGTGATCAACTTTGACGTTACAAACCACTATGAAGACTATGTCCACCGTGTTGGTCGTACAGGCCGAGCTGGTCGGAAAGGCTGTGCCATTACATTTATCTCAGAGGACGATGCAAGATATGCACCAGATCTTGTAAAGGCATTGGATCTCTCTGAGCAAGCTGTTCCTGATGACCTGAAAGCTCTTGCTGATAGTTTTATGGCAAAAGTGAATCAGGGACTTGAGCAAGCCCATGGGACTGGTTATGGTGGAAgtggttttaaatttaatgaagaggaagatgaaatgAGGAGAGCAGCAAAGAAAGCACAGGCCAAAGAATATGGTTTCGAGGAGGATAAGTCAGATTCCGAAGACGAAGATGAAGGTATAAGGAAGGCAGGTGGTGACATATCACAGCAGGCTGCCTTAGCTCAGATAATTGCTGCTGCCTCCAAAGTCAGTACACCCATGCCAATGCCAGGCTCAGCTGCTCAACTGCTTCCCAATGGTGGACTTCCTATTTCGCTGCCAGGCGTTGGTCTAACAATACCTGGAACAGCAGCAGTTGTGACTGGGACCGGCCTGCCTACTATTGCCAATGACACGGCTGGGGCAGCTCGAGCAGCAGCCATTGCAGCTGCTCTCAACTTGCAGCAAAATTTGGCGAAGATTCAAGCTGATGCAATGTCTGAACACTATGAGGCAGAGCTGGAGATAAATGATTTTCCCCAGAATGCTCGATGGAAGGTTACCCACAAGGAAACTTTGGGGCCAATTTCAGACTGGACTGGAGCTGCTATTACCACCAGGGGGCAGTATTTCCCAACAGGTAAGGTGCCAGGACCTGGAGAACGCAAGCTTTACTTGTTCATTGAGGGCCCTACCGAACAGTCTGTAAAGAGAGCTAAATCAGAATTAAAGCGCGTTTTGGAGGACATCACAAACCAGGCATTACAACTGCCTGGTGGAGCCCAACCAGGGAGATACCAAGTTTTATAA
- the LOC109007716 gene encoding AT-rich interactive domain-containing protein 6 isoform X1: MEDKEEKLGQDSSKGSDTDLVDASVQAQEDPATMSKGDDQSQNPGENGKSQINEDNNSVLLAGDDQVMVDAHHDKAATDDGKSEVADGREKPQENKSNGTDGRIEIHLEAPTPQPVDDFSTPVAQNKNVWLSDVEMSEADEWGTPQEQAAFMKELECFYKEKALEFKPPKFYGEPLNCLKLWRAVIRLGGYDLVTSSKLWRQVGESFHPPKTCTTVSWTFRIFYEKALLEYEKHKRETGELQLSGSVPLSTRVEKEGSGYQAPGSGRARRDAAARAMQGWHSQRLLGYGEVGEPIIKDKNLSSTLKREKNLRSIGSLKHKTPTSLDHAERAAIAEADKQLVTTVADVGPPADWVKINVRETKDCFEVYALVPGLLREEVRVQSDPAGRLVITGQPEHLDNPWGITPFKKVVSLPARIDPLQTSAVVSLHGRLFVRVPFEQA; this comes from the exons ATGGAGGACAAAGAAGAAAAGTTGGGACAAGACTCGTCCAAAGGTTCCGATACCGACCTTGTTGATGCGAGCGTTCAAGCACAGGAAGATCCTGCTACTATGTCAAAGGGGGATGATCAAAGCCAAAATCCTGGTGAGAATGGGAAGTCACAGATCAATGAGGATAATAACAGCGTTTTATTGGCCGGTGATGATCAGGTTATGGTTGATGCTCATCATGATAAGGCTGCAACTGATGATGGAAAAAGTGAAGTTGCCGATGGGAGGGAAAAaccacaagaaaataaaagcaatgGTACTGATGGGCGCATTGAAATTCATCTTGAAGCTCCTACTCCGCAGCCAGTTGACGATTTCTCGACTCCAGTAGCTCAAAATAAGAATGTATGGTTGAGTGATGTTGAG ATGTCCGAGGCTGATGAATGGGGGACGCCTCAGGAGCAAGCTGCATTCATGAAGGAGCTGGAGTGTTTCTATAAGGAAAAGGCTCTAGAATTTAAACCCCCAAAATTTTATGGGGAACCACTAAATTGCCTTAA GTTATGGAGAGCTGTTATTAGATTGGGCGGTTACGACCTG GTGACTTCATCTAAGTTGTGGCGGCAAGTAGGAGAGTCTTTCCATCCACCCAA GACTTGTACTACAGTTTCTTGGACATTTCGCATTTTCTATGAGAAG GCACTTTTGGAATATGAAAAGCACAAGAGGGAAACTGGTGAACTTCAACTCTCTGGATCCGTCCCTCTGTCCACAAGAGTTGAAAAGGAG GGAAGTGGCTACCAAGCTCCAGGATCAGGTAGGGCACGACGGGATGCTGCAGCTCGTGCGATGCAGGGTTGGCACTCCCAGCGTCTTCTTGGATATGGTGAGGTTGGTGAGCCTATTATTAAG GACAAGAACTTAAGTTCTACACTAAAGCGTGAAAAGAATCTCAGAAGTATTG GTTCGCTCAAACACAAGACACCAACTAGTCTGGATCATGCTGAAAGAGCTGCAATTGCTGAAGCCGATAAGCA ATTGGTCACAACAGTTGCTGATGTTGGACCCCCAGCTGATTGGGTGAAGATAAATGTACGGGAAACT AAGGATTGCTTTGAGGTATATGCACTAGTCCCTGGACTACTGCGAGAGGAG GTACGAGTTCAATCAGATCCAGCCGGACGTTTGGTCATTACGGGTCAACCAGAGCATCTTGACAATCCTTGGGGCATCACACCATTTAAAAAG GTCGTTAGCTTACCTGCGAGAATAGATCCACTTCAGACATCTGCCGTGGTTAGTCTGCATGGCCGACTCTTTGTACGCGTCCCATTTGAGCAGGCGTGA
- the LOC109007716 gene encoding AT-rich interactive domain-containing protein 6 isoform X2 yields the protein MEDKEEKLGQDSSKGSDTDLVDASVQAQEDPATMSKGDDQSQNPGENGKSQINEDNNSVLLAGDDQVMVDAHHDKAATDDGKSEVADGREKPQENKSNGTDGRIEIHLEAPTPQPVDDFSTPVAQNKNVWLSDVEMSEADEWGTPQEQAAFMKELECFYKEKALEFKPPKFYGEPLNCLKLWRAVIRLGGYDLVTSSKLWRQVGESFHPPKTCTTVSWTFRIFYEKALLEYEKHKRETGELQLSGSVPLSTRVEKEGSGYQAPGSGRARRDAAARAMQGWHSQRLLGYGEDKNLSSTLKREKNLRSIGSLKHKTPTSLDHAERAAIAEADKQLVTTVADVGPPADWVKINVRETKDCFEVYALVPGLLREEVRVQSDPAGRLVITGQPEHLDNPWGITPFKKVVSLPARIDPLQTSAVVSLHGRLFVRVPFEQA from the exons ATGGAGGACAAAGAAGAAAAGTTGGGACAAGACTCGTCCAAAGGTTCCGATACCGACCTTGTTGATGCGAGCGTTCAAGCACAGGAAGATCCTGCTACTATGTCAAAGGGGGATGATCAAAGCCAAAATCCTGGTGAGAATGGGAAGTCACAGATCAATGAGGATAATAACAGCGTTTTATTGGCCGGTGATGATCAGGTTATGGTTGATGCTCATCATGATAAGGCTGCAACTGATGATGGAAAAAGTGAAGTTGCCGATGGGAGGGAAAAaccacaagaaaataaaagcaatgGTACTGATGGGCGCATTGAAATTCATCTTGAAGCTCCTACTCCGCAGCCAGTTGACGATTTCTCGACTCCAGTAGCTCAAAATAAGAATGTATGGTTGAGTGATGTTGAG ATGTCCGAGGCTGATGAATGGGGGACGCCTCAGGAGCAAGCTGCATTCATGAAGGAGCTGGAGTGTTTCTATAAGGAAAAGGCTCTAGAATTTAAACCCCCAAAATTTTATGGGGAACCACTAAATTGCCTTAA GTTATGGAGAGCTGTTATTAGATTGGGCGGTTACGACCTG GTGACTTCATCTAAGTTGTGGCGGCAAGTAGGAGAGTCTTTCCATCCACCCAA GACTTGTACTACAGTTTCTTGGACATTTCGCATTTTCTATGAGAAG GCACTTTTGGAATATGAAAAGCACAAGAGGGAAACTGGTGAACTTCAACTCTCTGGATCCGTCCCTCTGTCCACAAGAGTTGAAAAGGAG GGAAGTGGCTACCAAGCTCCAGGATCAGGTAGGGCACGACGGGATGCTGCAGCTCGTGCGATGCAGGGTTGGCACTCCCAGCGTCTTCTTGGATATGGTGAG GACAAGAACTTAAGTTCTACACTAAAGCGTGAAAAGAATCTCAGAAGTATTG GTTCGCTCAAACACAAGACACCAACTAGTCTGGATCATGCTGAAAGAGCTGCAATTGCTGAAGCCGATAAGCA ATTGGTCACAACAGTTGCTGATGTTGGACCCCCAGCTGATTGGGTGAAGATAAATGTACGGGAAACT AAGGATTGCTTTGAGGTATATGCACTAGTCCCTGGACTACTGCGAGAGGAG GTACGAGTTCAATCAGATCCAGCCGGACGTTTGGTCATTACGGGTCAACCAGAGCATCTTGACAATCCTTGGGGCATCACACCATTTAAAAAG GTCGTTAGCTTACCTGCGAGAATAGATCCACTTCAGACATCTGCCGTGGTTAGTCTGCATGGCCGACTCTTTGTACGCGTCCCATTTGAGCAGGCGTGA
- the LOC109007714 gene encoding AT-hook motif nuclear-localized protein 27-like produces the protein MAGYNEANQAGSRYFHHLLRPELHLQSPPTSTINLQHHHSQQNSDSNDSSDRDNKPDTDAQATSSSGAATTSSRRPRGRPPGSKNKPKPPIIVTRDSPNALRSHVLEVANAADIVDSVTNYARRRGRGVCVLSGSGTVMNVTLRQPGVPAGSVVTLHGRFEILSLSGTVLPPPAPPGAGGLSIFLSGGQGQVVGGSVVGPLVASGPVVLMAASFANAVFERLPLDDQEEAGAVQVQPTASQTSGVTGGGGGGVGGGHLGEGSGTGSGSGAGGVSLFSMGAGNMGNFPFSGDLFGWGGNAPRPPF, from the coding sequence ATGGCGGGGTACAATGAAGCAAACCAAGCAGGTTCTCGGTACTTTCACCACCTCCTCAGGCCCGAACTGCACCTCCAGTCACCTCCTACTTCTACCATTAATCTACAGCACCATCACTCCCAACAAAACTCCGATTCCAATGACTCGTCCGACCGAGACAACAAGCCCGACACCGATGCCCAAGCCACTAGTAGCTCCGGTGCAGCCACCACCTCCAGCCGCCGCCCCCGTGGCCGTCCTCCCGGATCGAAGAACAAACCGAAGCCACCGATTATCGTGACACGGGACAGCCCCAACGCCCTTCGATCCCATGTGCTCGAGGTAGCCAACGCCGCCGACATCGTGGACAGCGTGACCAATTATGcgaggaggagagggagaggggttTGTGTGCTGAGCGGAAGCGGGACAGTAATGAATGTTACGCTGCGGCAACCTGGGGTTCCGGCGGGGAGTGTGGTAACGCTGCACGGGAGGTTCGAGATTCTGTCTCTCTCTGGAACGGTGCTCCCACCTCCGGCTCCGCCTGGAGCGGGGGGGTTGTCAATATTTTTGTCTGGTGGACAGGGACAGGTTGTTGGGGGAAGTGTGGTGGGACCGTTGGTGGCATCTGGTCCGGTGGTTTTGATGGCTGCTTCGTTTGCGAATGCTGTGTTTGAACGTTTACCGTTGGATGATCAGGAGGAAGCTGGTGCCGTTCAAGTCCAACCCACAGCATCACAGACTTCAGGTGTGACTGGCGGAGGAGGTGGCGGAGTCGGCGGAGGACACCTTGGGGAGGGCAGTGGTACTGGAAGTGGAAGTGGTGCTGGTGGTGTTTCTCTTTTTAGTATGGGAGCTGGGAATATGGGGAATTTTCCATTTTCGGGTGATCTGTTTGGATGGGGTGGGAATGCTCCAAGGCCTCCATTTTAA